Proteins encoded together in one Chelonoidis abingdonii isolate Lonesome George chromosome 1, CheloAbing_2.0, whole genome shotgun sequence window:
- the LOC116835958 gene encoding zona pellucida sperm-binding protein 4-like isoform X2 → MAGVGQNGCSLGAVLLCVLYCPLALGTWDSILEDSSVLVCGRKSLQFTLPLSKDERVSQELTAWDTFGRSHTLQNDSTCGVWVSQTPDGSRKVDAAYDGCYIYEWNGNYLMVVGVEGTDADGHRHFREKVLRCHAAQPALDVPSPSVCAAIQSQDRLSCMPLPISQGDCEEQGCCYDLTDRLKPCYYGNTVTAQCAPDGQFSIVVSRDVTLPPLILDSVHLASGSSAGCVPVMKNNAFVLFQFPLSACGTTFQMDGAMGVYENELVADQDVRTWSVGSITRDSTFRLHVSCSYSASGNFLPLSIQVFTLPPPPAVSQLGPLTLELRIATEQGYGSYYADRDYPVVKVLRDPIYVEVRILQRTDPNLVLVLHQCWTTPSTNPQQQPQWPVLVDGCPYTGDNYQTQLVPVGAATGLQFPSHYQRFIIRTFTFVDSASQQTFTGPVYLHCSASVCQPSLLASCTTTCSAATRGRRSTEQHLQDGLSHITSRGPVILLQDRPKREAAMDRLGLPLNTKSSWMLAWASGTLLLFMSLMAAAWWRWRRNAACKTSVSQ, encoded by the exons ATGGCTGGTGTAGGGCAAAATGGGTGCTCTTTGGGAGCTGTGCTCTTGTGTGTGTTGTATTGTCCCTTGGCTTTGGGAACTTGGGATAGTATTTTAGAGGACTCTAGTGTCTTGGTGTGTGGCCGGAAAAGCCTGCAGTTCACTCTACCTCTAAGCAAAGATGAAAGGGTGTCCCAGGAACTGACTGCTTGGG ATACTTTTGGGCGGTCTCACACTCTGCAGAATGACTCTACCTGTGGGGTTTGGGTGTCTCAGACTCCAGATGGCTCCAGGAAAGTTGATGCTGCCTATGATGGCTGTTACATCTATGAATGG AATGGCAATTACCTGATGGTGGTTGGGGTTGAAGGGACAGATGCAGATGGGCACAGGCACTTCCGTGAAAAGGTGCTCAGATGCCACGCTGCCCAGCCAG CCTTGGATGTTCCAAGCCCCAGTGTCTGTGCTGCCATCCAGAGCCAGGACAGATTGTCGTGCATGCCTCTGCCTATCTCACAGGGAGACTGCGAAGAACAAGGCTGCTGCTATGATCTCACTGATAGGTTGAAGCCTTGTTATTATGGCAACACAG TGACAGCACAGTGCGCTCCAGATGGCCAGTTCTCCATTGTGGTTTCTCGGGATGTGACTCTACCACCACTGATCCTGGACTCAGTGcatctggccagtgggagcagtgctGGCTGTGTCCCTGTGATGAAGAACAATGCCTTTGTCCTATTCCAGTTCCCACTCTCTGCCTGCGGCACCACCTTTCAG ATGGATGGGGCCATGGGTGTGTATGAAAATGAACTGGTGGCAGACCAGGATGTGAGAACCTGGAGTGTGGGATCAATTACCCGGGACAGCACCTTCAG gCTCCATGTCAGCTGTAGCTACTCTGCCAGTGGTAACTTCCTTCCTCTGAGCATCCAAGTCTTCACCCTGCCACCACCCCCTGCTGTGTCCCAGCTTGGCCCCCTCACACTGGAGCTGCGCATTGCCACAG AGCAGGGTTATGGATCCTACTATGCAGACAGAGACTACCCTGTGGTGAAGGTCCTGCGTGACCCCATCTACGTGGAGGTCCGGATCCTGCAGAGAACTGACCCAAACTTGGTTCTGGTTCTCCACCAGTGCTGGACCACTCCCAGTACCAATCCTCAGCAGCAGCCACAGTGGCCAGTCTTAGTGGATGG GTGCCCATACACAGGGGACAACTACCAAACCCAGCTGGTGCCTgtgggagctgccacagggctgcagTTCCCATCTCACTACCAGCGCTTCATCATCCGCACCTTCACCTTTGTGGACTCTGCTTCCCAACAGACATTTACAGGCCCA GTGTACCTACACTGCAGTGCCTCAGTGTGCCAGCCCTCCCTGCTAGCATCCTGCACCACCACCTGCTCTGCTGCAACCA GGGGCAGAAGGAGCACTGAGCAGCACCTTCAGGATGGCCTTTCCCACATCACCAGCAGGGGACCTGTGATTCTCCTCCAGGACAGGCCAAAGAGAGAAGCTGCCATGGACAGATTGG GCTTGCCTCTGAACACTAAATCATCCTGGATGCTAGCCTGGGCTAGTGGAACACTTCTTCTGTTCATGTCACTCATGGCTGCTGCATGGTGGAGATGGAGGAGAAATGCAGCTTGTAAAACTAGTGTATCTCAATAA
- the LOC116835958 gene encoding zona pellucida sperm-binding protein 4-like isoform X1, with protein sequence MVVGVEGTDADGHRHFREKVLRCHAAQPALDVPSPSVCAAIQSQDRLSCMPLPISQGDCEEQGCCYDLTDRLKPCYYGNTVTAQCAPDGQFSIVVSRDVTLPPLILDSVHLASGSSAGCVPVMKNNAFVLFQFPLSACGTTFQMDGAMGVYENELVADQDVRTWSVGSITRDSTFRLHVSCSYSASGNFLPLSIQVFTLPPPPAVSQLGPLTLELRIATEQGYGSYYADRDYPVVKVLRDPIYVEVRILQRTDPNLVLVLHQCWTTPSTNPQQQPQWPVLVDGCPYTGDNYQTQLVPVGAATGLQFPSHYQRFIIRTFTFVDSASQQTFTGPVYLHCSASVCQPSLLASCTTTCSAATRGRRSTEQHLQDGLSHITSRGPVILLQDRPKREAAMDRLGLPLNTKSSWMLAWASGTLLLFMSLMAAAWWRWRRNAACKTSVSQ encoded by the exons ATGGTGGTTGGGGTTGAAGGGACAGATGCAGATGGGCACAGGCACTTCCGTGAAAAGGTGCTCAGATGCCACGCTGCCCAGCCAG CCTTGGATGTTCCAAGCCCCAGTGTCTGTGCTGCCATCCAGAGCCAGGACAGATTGTCGTGCATGCCTCTGCCTATCTCACAGGGAGACTGCGAAGAACAAGGCTGCTGCTATGATCTCACTGATAGGTTGAAGCCTTGTTATTATGGCAACACAG TGACAGCACAGTGCGCTCCAGATGGCCAGTTCTCCATTGTGGTTTCTCGGGATGTGACTCTACCACCACTGATCCTGGACTCAGTGcatctggccagtgggagcagtgctGGCTGTGTCCCTGTGATGAAGAACAATGCCTTTGTCCTATTCCAGTTCCCACTCTCTGCCTGCGGCACCACCTTTCAG ATGGATGGGGCCATGGGTGTGTATGAAAATGAACTGGTGGCAGACCAGGATGTGAGAACCTGGAGTGTGGGATCAATTACCCGGGACAGCACCTTCAG gCTCCATGTCAGCTGTAGCTACTCTGCCAGTGGTAACTTCCTTCCTCTGAGCATCCAAGTCTTCACCCTGCCACCACCCCCTGCTGTGTCCCAGCTTGGCCCCCTCACACTGGAGCTGCGCATTGCCACAG AGCAGGGTTATGGATCCTACTATGCAGACAGAGACTACCCTGTGGTGAAGGTCCTGCGTGACCCCATCTACGTGGAGGTCCGGATCCTGCAGAGAACTGACCCAAACTTGGTTCTGGTTCTCCACCAGTGCTGGACCACTCCCAGTACCAATCCTCAGCAGCAGCCACAGTGGCCAGTCTTAGTGGATGG GTGCCCATACACAGGGGACAACTACCAAACCCAGCTGGTGCCTgtgggagctgccacagggctgcagTTCCCATCTCACTACCAGCGCTTCATCATCCGCACCTTCACCTTTGTGGACTCTGCTTCCCAACAGACATTTACAGGCCCA GTGTACCTACACTGCAGTGCCTCAGTGTGCCAGCCCTCCCTGCTAGCATCCTGCACCACCACCTGCTCTGCTGCAACCA GGGGCAGAAGGAGCACTGAGCAGCACCTTCAGGATGGCCTTTCCCACATCACCAGCAGGGGACCTGTGATTCTCCTCCAGGACAGGCCAAAGAGAGAAGCTGCCATGGACAGATTGG GCTTGCCTCTGAACACTAAATCATCCTGGATGCTAGCCTGGGCTAGTGGAACACTTCTTCTGTTCATGTCACTCATGGCTGCTGCATGGTGGAGATGGAGGAGAAATGCAGCTTGTAAAACTAGTGTATCTCAATAA